In Quercus lobata isolate SW786 chromosome 12, ValleyOak3.0 Primary Assembly, whole genome shotgun sequence, a genomic segment contains:
- the LOC115971999 gene encoding protein HAIKU1-like, which yields MDNMKNRNNEHLGVNKMGKNIRKSPLHQPNFANNNPARQQPQPQVYNISKNDFRNIVQQLTGSPSQEPLPRPPNNPPKPQSMRLQRIRPPPLTPINRPHIPPPMPLPAAPPPMMYNNNFARPGQFGQPSPTPMPPLTPGDSFWGNTAESPITAYMRYLQNSIMDPGSRGNQAHPQQQPQIHGHPQSSALLPNPHMPALPSPRMNGPNQPMPNLPPPQMNGPPLLPSPTSQFLLPSPTGYLNLLSPRSPYPLFSPGIQFPPPLTPNFAFSPGILGPGPQPPLSPGLFPLSPSGFFPVPSPRWRDH from the coding sequence ATGGATAACATGAAGAATAGGAATAATGAGCATTTGGGTGTGAATAAAATGGGGAAGAATATAAGGAAGAGTCCTTTGCACCAACCGAATTTTGCAAACAACAATCCTGCTAGGCAACAACCCCAGCCTCAGGTTTACAACATAAGCAAGAATGACTTTAGAAACATTGTTCAGCAGCTCACTGGTTCACCCTCTCAAGAACCGCTGCCTAGACCTCCCAATAACCCGCCTAAACCCCAGAGTATGCGGCTGCAGAGAATTCGGCCTCCCCCTTTAACACCCATCAATAGGCCTCACATACCCCCTCCCATGCCACTCCCTGCAGCCCCTCCCCCTATGATGTACAATAATAACTTTGCTAGACCTGGTCAGTTTGGACAGCCATCGCCCACGCCGATGCCACCACTGACCCCTGGGGACTCATTCTGGGGGAATACAGCTGAGTCTCCTATCACAGCTTACATGCGTTACCTTCAAAATTCAATTATGGATCCTGGTTCAAGGGGAAACCAAGCTCATCCTCAACAGCAACCACAAATTCATGGTCATCCGCAGTCATCTGCTTTACTTCCTAATCCTCACATGCCTGCTCTTCCTTCCCCTAGAATGAATGGTCCTAACCAACCTATGCCTAATCTCCCTCCCCCACAAATGAATGGTCCCCCACTTTTACCTTCCCCAACTTCTCAGTTCCTCTTGCCTTCCCCAACTGGTTACTTGAATTTGTTGTCACCGCGTTCACCTTATCCATTGTTCTCACCTGGGATTCAGTTTCCTCCACCTTTGACACCCAATTTTGCATTTTCACCGGGGATTTTAGGACCGGGACCTCAGCCTCCACTTTCACCAGGCCTATTTCCATTATCCCCTTCAGGGTTTTTTCCTGTCCCAAGTCCAAGATGGAGGGACCACTAA